DNA sequence from the Candidatus Neomarinimicrobiota bacterium genome:
TCTTCGATGCGAACCAGGTATTTTCATTGAGATTTGGATTTTAAAGAGAAAACGCGAGATCTTAAAAGCCCTGCCGATAGGCGGGGCTTTTTTCTTTAAGTTAAGAAAGCATTAACCTGTTAGCTCGAACTCATCAGTACTTATTGCGCATTGAATATTAAATAGGGAGAATAATGATGAAAAATCTTCTAATAGTCAGTTTGACTGCTTTAATAACAATAAGTTCGGTAGATGCCCAAAAACTACATTCAATCGACGGGAATGCAAATACTTACTCGATCGTCGCGTATGATAGAAAAAACAACCAGATGGGCGTAGCCGTACAATCGCACTATTTTGGTGTCGGCTCTATCGTTACCTGGGCGGAACCGGGAGTTGGAGCGGTTGCAACCCAATCAATCGTCGATGTGAGTTATGGACCTCTCGGGTTAAACCTGATGAGGGCGGGTAAAAGCGCAGAACAAACTCTCAGGGGTCTTTTAGCATCTGATCACACACCGGAAGTGAGGCAAGTCGCCATGGTGGACGCAAAGGGTATAATTTCAGCACATACGGGCGATAAATGCATAGCGGAAGCAGGACACCGGATAGGCAAGAATTACTCCGTCCAGGCTAATATAATGCTTAAAAACACCGTATGGGATGCGATGGGGAGAGCATTTGAAACGACTGAAGGGGAGTTAGTGGATCGGCTGCTCTCAGCTCTTAATGCAGCTCAAAAAGAAGGCGGGGACCTGAGAGGAAAACAATCAGCGGCAATAATGATCGTAGCTATTGATCCGGTCGGTAATATATACCTGGATCGTCCGTATGACCTGAGGGTCGAAGACGACAAAAATCCTCTTAAAGAACTTGGAAGGCTGATTGAAATTGCGAAGGCGTACAATCACGTGAGCAGGGGGGATGATCACGCTGCGGAAGAAAATTTTGATGAGGCGCTGAAGGAATATCAAATAGGTATGCAAATGCAGCCCGAAAACGTGGAGTTAAGATTTTGGTATGCGACAACCCTCGTGATGGTCGGGAAGGTAAAACAATCGCTGCCTGTTTTTAAATGGGTGTTTGAAAGAGAGCCGATCTGGAAAGAACTTGTACCCCGCTTAGTGCTGAGCGGATTTTTGCCGGACGATAAAAAGATAATAAAAAAAATATTGAAAGAAGGATAGGTTATAATTCAAATAAACTGCAGCGCGTAACCGGATTATTTGGAACTATATTTCGGAGCGAGAGTATTTAATTAAAATTATAATCAGCGTGATGGTCTGTTATGTCCCATGGAAATTAAGATGAATCAATTTAATGAATAAGAATAAATTCAATTTTATACTCATCGTAATTTTGCTAATTCCCGCAGTTCACCTCTACGCGCAGGGAATTGAGGAATATTACGGGACGGTAAAAGACTCGAAAACGAATAAAACAATTTCAAACGTAAACGTCTTCATAAAGGATTCCAATATAGGCACGACTACCGGTTCTTCAGGAGGTTTTGTTCTTCATGTCGACAACCCGGACGCCCGAATGGTTATTGTCTTCCGGCATGTAGGCTATGATCTGCTCGAAATTTCCGTTGATGATATTGATATCCCTTTAGACATATTCTTAACGCCGAGAATTATCCCCTTATCGGAATTCAAGGTAAAAGGAAAAAGGATTACCGCCGAATATCAAAAGGATCTTCCTCTTTCAATCTCGGTTATAGAATCTCAGGTATTCGAGTTACGCGGATTTGACGATGTCGGCGATCTTTTGAGAAACGAGCAAAGTGTACAGGTTGAAGATGAATTGAGCGGCAGGAAAACCATTTCCCTGAGAGGAGGAAACGCGGACGAGACGATAGTGCTCTATAACGGCATCAAGTTGAACAGCCTCTATAATAACATTGCGGATATTTCTCTTATTGATTTGCAGGACATCTCGAGAATCGAGGTAATCAGGGGTAGCAATACGGTGATTTACGGGTCGGATGCCATTGCAGGCGTAGTGAATCTTGTCCCCAGACTCGGCGAAGGAAACCACATAAGATTTAAACAGAAAATAGGGAGTTATGATACCGGACAGTGGACCCTCAACCTCAACGGGAACGCGGGCAATTTTTCAGGGTTTTTAAGCGCAAGGCAGAGTGCATCGCGCAGACTTTTTTCGGGAGAAGCAGCACTGAATCCCGAACTGAAAAATCAATCCTCACATTATACGACTAACGTAAAGTATCGTTTGGGCAGTAACGATGATGGTGAGGATGCTATCTTTGCAACTGCAATGATAACGGCTC
Encoded proteins:
- a CDS encoding DUF1028 domain-containing protein, yielding MMKNLLIVSLTALITISSVDAQKLHSIDGNANTYSIVAYDRKNNQMGVAVQSHYFGVGSIVTWAEPGVGAVATQSIVDVSYGPLGLNLMRAGKSAEQTLRGLLASDHTPEVRQVAMVDAKGIISAHTGDKCIAEAGHRIGKNYSVQANIMLKNTVWDAMGRAFETTEGELVDRLLSALNAAQKEGGDLRGKQSAAIMIVAIDPVGNIYLDRPYDLRVEDDKNPLKELGRLIEIAKAYNHVSRGDDHAAEENFDEALKEYQIGMQMQPENVELRFWYATTLVMVGKVKQSLPVFKWVFEREPIWKELVPRLVLSGFLPDDKKIIKKILKEG
- a CDS encoding TonB-dependent receptor plug domain-containing protein; the protein is MNKNKFNFILIVILLIPAVHLYAQGIEEYYGTVKDSKTNKTISNVNVFIKDSNIGTTTGSSGGFVLHVDNPDARMVIVFRHVGYDLLEISVDDIDIPLDIFLTPRIIPLSEFKVKGKRITAEYQKDLPLSISVIESQVFELRGFDDVGDLLRNEQSVQVEDELSGRKTISLRGGNADETIVLYNGIKLNSLYNNIADISLIDLQDISRIEVIRGSNTVIYGSDAIAGVVNLVPRLGEGNHIRFKQKIGSYDTGQWTLNLNGNAGNFSGFLSARQSASRRLFSGEAALNPELKNQSSHYTTNVKYRLGSNDDGEDAIFATAMITARDYENDRDEELLSNDEQLYSTRFIGDLPGLSDIELKTYIKYFEQTHEVKSSIGTLRRELKEDSFNLGIEKLLNLGNIEQRIVYQFER